One Devosia lacusdianchii genomic window carries:
- a CDS encoding SdpI family protein, with the protein MTKPRVFTPLNHLILALLAVTTIAGFVSLPADAVLPVHWDMFGQPDRFAQRNDALLIMPGLGLLLLLMFWAIGRFARPERLAGGRHVVEAIVPLLLAMFLAFQIVLVLRFDMAMVRVAALSVAALLIVLGNVLPKSQPNRYGGIRLAPTLADPANWVATHRFTGLAMMVAGSLLVITVLLTGDAIVLLGGVLIAVVVPTALGVAYSYRRPRGR; encoded by the coding sequence ATGACGAAGCCACGCGTCTTCACACCGCTCAACCATCTGATCCTGGCGCTGCTCGCCGTGACGACTATCGCCGGCTTCGTGAGCCTGCCCGCTGATGCGGTTCTTCCAGTGCATTGGGACATGTTCGGTCAGCCCGACCGCTTCGCCCAGCGCAATGACGCGCTGCTCATCATGCCCGGGCTTGGTCTGCTCCTGCTGCTCATGTTCTGGGCCATTGGACGCTTTGCGCGGCCCGAGCGCCTGGCTGGTGGGCGCCACGTCGTCGAGGCGATTGTCCCGCTTCTGCTAGCCATGTTCCTCGCATTTCAGATCGTGCTGGTGCTGCGCTTCGACATGGCAATGGTCCGCGTCGCGGCTCTCAGTGTCGCGGCCCTGCTGATCGTGCTTGGCAACGTCCTGCCGAAGTCGCAACCCAATCGCTATGGCGGCATCCGGCTAGCGCCGACGCTGGCCGATCCAGCCAATTGGGTCGCGACGCACCGCTTCACCGGGCTGGCGATGATGGTGGCCGGTAGCCTGCTGGTCATCACCGTCTTGCTGACCGGCGATGCGATCGTTCTGCTAGGCGGGGTTCTCATCGCCGTGGTCGTGCCGACCGCGCTGGGCGTGGCCTATAGCTACCGAAGGCCGCGCGGCCGCTGA
- a CDS encoding LL-diaminopimelate aminotransferase yields the protein MSADFHKIRRLPPYVFAHIDPLKAKARAEGVDVIDLGMGNPDMPTPQHIVEKLQETVKDGRTHRYSTSRGIPGLRKAQASYYGRRFGVKLNPDTQIVATLGSKEGFANMASAITAPGDVVLVPNPTYPIHSFGFIMSGGVVRSMPADPNEDFLRSLDRAVRHSIPKPIALVLNYPANPTAYTADLDFYTEVVKYCKANDIFILSDLAYSEIYFDEEAPPPSVLQVPGAIDITVEFTSMSKTYSMPGWRVGFAVGNERLIAALARVKSYLDYGAFTPIQVAATAALNGSDDVIDEVRKIYKHRRDVMVESFARSGWDIPVPKATMFAWAPIPAQYAHLGSLEFAKLLIKETGVGVAPGVGFGEYGDQYIRLAFVENEQRIRQAARNIKKLLGSKTGAGNVVPLVG from the coding sequence ATGAGCGCAGACTTCCACAAAATCCGCCGCCTTCCCCCTTACGTCTTTGCCCATATCGACCCGCTCAAGGCCAAGGCGCGCGCCGAAGGCGTCGACGTGATCGATCTCGGCATGGGCAATCCCGACATGCCGACGCCGCAGCACATCGTCGAAAAGTTGCAGGAAACGGTCAAAGACGGCCGCACCCACCGCTATTCGACCTCGCGTGGTATTCCCGGTCTGCGCAAGGCCCAGGCCAGCTATTACGGCCGCCGCTTCGGGGTGAAACTCAATCCCGATACCCAGATCGTCGCGACGCTGGGATCCAAGGAGGGCTTCGCCAACATGGCCTCGGCCATCACCGCCCCAGGCGACGTGGTGCTGGTGCCGAACCCGACCTATCCCATCCATTCCTTCGGCTTCATCATGTCCGGTGGCGTGGTTCGCTCCATGCCGGCTGATCCGAACGAGGATTTCCTGCGTTCGCTCGACCGCGCCGTGCGCCACTCGATCCCCAAGCCGATCGCGCTGGTGCTGAACTACCCCGCCAACCCGACCGCCTACACGGCCGACCTCGATTTTTACACCGAGGTGGTCAAGTACTGTAAGGCCAACGACATCTTCATCTTGTCCGATCTCGCCTATTCCGAGATCTATTTCGACGAGGAAGCGCCACCGCCATCGGTGCTGCAGGTGCCCGGCGCCATCGACATCACCGTCGAATTCACTTCGATGTCCAAGACCTATTCCATGCCGGGCTGGCGTGTCGGCTTTGCCGTCGGCAACGAACGCCTGATCGCCGCTTTGGCCCGCGTGAAGTCGTATCTGGACTATGGCGCTTTCACCCCGATCCAGGTCGCGGCCACTGCGGCGCTCAATGGTTCAGACGACGTGATCGACGAAGTGCGCAAGATCTACAAGCATCGCCGCGACGTCATGGTCGAGAGCTTTGCTCGTTCCGGCTGGGACATTCCGGTGCCAAAGGCGACCATGTTCGCCTGGGCCCCGATCCCGGCGCAGTATGCCCATCTGGGCTCGCTCGAATTTGCCAAGCTGCTGATCAAAGAAACCGGCGTCGGCGTCGCTCCGGGCGTCGGCTTCGGCGAATACGGCGATCAGTACATTCGCCTGGCCTTCGTCGAAAACGAACAGCGCATCCGCCAGGCGGCACGGAATATCAAGAAGCTGCTTGGCTCGAAAACCGGGGCAGGGAACGTGGTTCCGCTGGTCGGGTAG
- a CDS encoding iron-siderophore ABC transporter substrate-binding protein: MLARTLALAFPLAFATPAAFAQAFPVTLDHAWGATTIEAEPQRIVTWGWGNEDAVIALGVIPVGIPFQSYGGGEDGIHDWVEQALEAAGAETPTIFDASSEPPLEQIAALKPDLIIAAYSGITQDQYGLLSGIAPTIAYTGAPWSTSWQDLTRIVGRALGKEAEAEALVADTTAWVEAEFARYPALAKVTFASANDYDGSMAVYAPLDARMTFLTNFGMVMNPSVAMLAPGDDAFYYPLSYELFDQLEADIFVTYYEEQSALDAWLATPQAQTYPPIVNGGLAALVGTENVAAVSPPSVLSLRWGLPRYLEVLGAAAASVTE, translated from the coding sequence ATGCTCGCTCGTACTCTCGCCCTCGCCTTTCCGCTGGCCTTCGCAACGCCGGCCGCTTTTGCGCAAGCCTTTCCGGTCACGCTCGATCACGCCTGGGGAGCGACGACCATCGAGGCCGAGCCACAGCGCATCGTGACCTGGGGCTGGGGCAATGAAGATGCGGTTATCGCGCTGGGCGTGATCCCAGTCGGCATTCCCTTCCAGTCCTATGGCGGCGGCGAGGACGGCATCCATGACTGGGTAGAGCAGGCGCTTGAGGCTGCCGGCGCGGAAACGCCCACTATTTTCGATGCCTCCAGCGAACCGCCTCTCGAGCAGATTGCCGCTCTCAAGCCCGATCTCATCATCGCCGCCTATTCCGGTATCACGCAGGACCAGTATGGGCTGCTGTCCGGCATTGCGCCGACCATCGCCTACACCGGCGCGCCTTGGTCTACCTCCTGGCAGGACTTGACCCGAATTGTCGGCAGGGCGCTGGGCAAGGAAGCCGAGGCAGAGGCGCTGGTCGCCGACACCACCGCTTGGGTCGAAGCCGAGTTCGCCAGATATCCTGCGCTCGCCAAGGTCACCTTCGCCAGTGCCAACGACTACGATGGTTCCATGGCCGTCTACGCCCCGCTGGACGCCCGCATGACGTTCCTCACCAATTTCGGCATGGTGATGAACCCCAGCGTTGCCATGCTCGCCCCCGGCGACGATGCCTTCTACTACCCGCTGAGCTACGAACTGTTCGACCAGCTCGAGGCAGATATCTTCGTCACCTACTACGAAGAACAGTCCGCGCTTGACGCCTGGCTCGCGACCCCGCAGGCGCAGACCTATCCGCCCATCGTCAATGGCGGCCTCGCCGCCTTGGTCGGCACAGAAAATGTCGCCGCAGTCTCGCCGCCCAGCGTGCTCTCATTGCGCTGGGGTCTGCCGCGCTACCTCGAAGTCCTCGGCGCCGCCGCCGCCAGTGTCACCGAGTAG
- the glpX gene encoding class II fructose-bisphosphatase has product MKLSKAEGAKSPAHLHRSLTLELVRVTERAAIAAAEWRGKGNEQAADEAAVLAMKAELDRVAIAGRIVIGEGEENECENLFIGQAVGAGEGPEVDIAVDPLEGVTLCAKNQPDSIVVLAMAERGGLLNVARNVYMHKIAIGAEYAPGTVNIDWSATDNVKALAKAKGVPLSEITAIVLDRPRHAGLIEELRTTGVAVKLISDGDIAGVIHAVNTEDTGIDIYLGSGGAPEGVLAAAALRCIGGQMQGKLILDTLPKRERARAMGIEDPNRIYDVTELAAGDVLVAATGVTDGTLLDGIRLRRNSVETSTIVMRSWSQTVRWIKAQHAR; this is encoded by the coding sequence ATGAAATTATCGAAGGCCGAGGGCGCCAAAAGCCCCGCGCACCTGCACCGCAGCCTGACACTTGAGCTAGTGCGCGTCACCGAGCGCGCCGCCATCGCCGCCGCCGAATGGCGCGGCAAGGGCAACGAGCAGGCCGCCGACGAGGCCGCCGTGCTCGCCATGAAGGCAGAACTCGATCGCGTCGCGATCGCCGGCCGCATCGTCATCGGCGAGGGCGAAGAGAACGAGTGCGAGAACCTGTTCATCGGCCAGGCGGTCGGGGCAGGCGAGGGGCCCGAGGTCGATATCGCCGTCGATCCGCTTGAGGGCGTCACTCTCTGCGCCAAGAACCAGCCCGATTCGATCGTCGTGCTGGCCATGGCCGAACGCGGTGGGCTGCTGAACGTCGCGCGCAACGTCTATATGCACAAGATCGCCATCGGCGCCGAATATGCGCCGGGGACGGTCAATATCGATTGGTCGGCTACCGACAACGTCAAGGCCCTGGCCAAGGCCAAGGGCGTGCCGCTAAGCGAGATCACCGCCATCGTGCTTGATCGCCCGCGCCATGCCGGCCTGATCGAGGAGCTGCGCACCACCGGTGTTGCGGTCAAGCTCATCAGCGACGGCGACATTGCCGGCGTCATTCACGCGGTGAATACCGAAGACACGGGCATCGACATCTATCTCGGCTCCGGCGGCGCCCCCGAGGGCGTGCTGGCAGCCGCAGCCCTGCGCTGCATCGGCGGTCAGATGCAGGGCAAGCTTATCCTCGATACCCTGCCAAAGCGCGAGCGCGCCCGCGCCATGGGCATCGAAGACCCCAACCGAATCTACGACGTGACCGAACTGGCCGCCGGGGACGTCCTCGTCGCCGCCACGGGTGTCACCGACGGCACCCTGCTCGACGGCATCCGCCTGCGCCGCAATTCGGTGGAGACCAGCACCATCGTCATGCGCAGCTGGAGCCAGACCGTCCGCTGGATCAAGGCGCAGCACGCGCGGTAG
- a CDS encoding dicarboxylate/amino acid:cation symporter: MSPTTVSAARPPRAPKPFYRTFGFQVLAAMVIGLALGFVARQMGPDAAGNANWLTQTLSTIGSAFVSLLRALVPVLVFTAIVASIANLRELNNAAKLVWQTLLWFAITALIAVAIGIALGLIIQPGLNTAVAAEAAKAPASSGSWLDFLKGLIPSNILGLQASTRVNDSGATTSLNFNVLQILVVSIVVGIAALKVGPAADPFLAFNRSFLKIVHKILWWVIRLTPIGTIGLLGNAVAVYGWDALAQLGWYSAAIYIGLALVLFVVYPVLLQAHGLNPIRYFQGAWPAIQLAFVSRSSIGTLPLTERVTEQNLGVPREYAAFAVPLGATTKMDGCAAIYPAISAIFVAQFFGIQLGIQEYLLIVFVSVIGSAATAGLTGATVMLTLTLSTLGLPVEGVGLLLAVDPILDMGRTAVNVAGQALVPTIVAKREGILDQAAYDRGESIEALDTAEAVPAQ, translated from the coding sequence ATGTCTCCCACCACTGTTTCCGCTGCTCGGCCGCCACGCGCGCCCAAGCCATTCTATCGCACCTTCGGCTTTCAGGTGCTCGCCGCCATGGTCATCGGCCTGGCGCTGGGCTTTGTTGCCCGCCAGATGGGGCCGGACGCTGCCGGCAATGCCAATTGGCTGACGCAGACGCTGTCGACCATTGGCTCCGCCTTTGTCTCGCTGCTACGGGCTTTGGTGCCAGTGCTCGTGTTCACCGCCATCGTCGCCTCGATCGCCAATCTTCGCGAGCTCAACAACGCCGCCAAGCTGGTCTGGCAGACGCTGCTGTGGTTCGCCATCACCGCGTTGATCGCCGTGGCCATCGGTATTGCGCTCGGCCTTATCATCCAGCCGGGCCTCAACACCGCCGTTGCCGCCGAGGCCGCCAAGGCGCCGGCCTCCAGCGGTTCGTGGCTCGACTTCCTGAAGGGCCTGATCCCGTCCAACATCCTGGGCCTGCAGGCATCGACCCGCGTCAACGATAGCGGTGCGACCACCAGCCTCAATTTCAACGTGCTGCAGATCCTCGTGGTCTCCATCGTGGTCGGCATTGCCGCGCTCAAGGTGGGCCCTGCGGCTGACCCGTTCCTGGCCTTCAACCGCTCCTTCCTCAAGATCGTGCACAAGATCCTGTGGTGGGTGATCCGCCTGACCCCGATCGGCACCATCGGTCTGCTCGGCAATGCCGTCGCCGTCTATGGTTGGGATGCGCTGGCCCAGCTCGGCTGGTACTCCGCCGCCATCTATATCGGCCTGGCCCTCGTGCTGTTCGTCGTCTACCCGGTGCTGTTGCAGGCGCATGGCCTCAACCCCATCCGCTACTTCCAGGGCGCATGGCCGGCCATTCAGCTCGCCTTCGTGTCCCGTTCGTCGATCGGCACCCTGCCGCTCACCGAACGCGTCACCGAGCAGAACCTCGGCGTGCCGCGTGAATACGCCGCCTTCGCCGTGCCGCTTGGCGCTACGACCAAGATGGACGGTTGCGCCGCCATCTACCCGGCGATCTCGGCGATCTTCGTCGCCCAGTTCTTCGGCATCCAGCTCGGCATTCAGGAATATCTGCTGATCGTCTTCGTCTCGGTCATTGGCTCGGCCGCGACGGCCGGCCTCACCGGCGCAACGGTGATGCTGACCCTGACCCTCTCCACCCTGGGCCTGCCGGTCGAAGGCGTCGGCCTGCTGCTGGCGGTCGACCCGATCCTCGACATGGGCCGTACAGCGGTCAACGTCGCGGGCCAGGCGCTCGTCCCGACCATCGTCGCCAAGCGCGAAGGCATACTGGATCAGGCCGCCTATGACCGCGGCGAGAGCATCGAGGCTCTAGACACCGCTGAGGCCGTTCCAGCTCAATAG
- a CDS encoding VOC family protein — protein sequence MLDHIGLRTAQFDTLIAFYKAALAPMNYAVMMEYPGTAGFGREYPDFWIGADEKGGSNIHLAFKTDDRAVVDAFYAAALANGGKDNGAPGMRDYTPTYYAAFVIDPDGNNLEIVCQAEG from the coding sequence ATGCTTGACCATATCGGCCTGCGCACTGCGCAATTTGACACCCTGATCGCGTTCTACAAGGCGGCGCTGGCGCCGATGAACTACGCGGTCATGATGGAATACCCTGGTACGGCCGGTTTCGGCCGCGAGTATCCCGACTTCTGGATCGGCGCCGATGAAAAGGGAGGCTCCAACATCCACTTGGCCTTCAAGACCGACGATCGTGCTGTCGTGGATGCATTTTACGCCGCCGCGCTGGCCAATGGCGGCAAGGACAATGGCGCGCCGGGTATGCGGGACTACACACCGACCTACTACGCCGCTTTCGTGATCGACCCGGATGGCAACAATCTCGAAATCGTCTGTCAGGCCGAAGGTTAG
- a CDS encoding metalloregulator ArsR/SmtB family transcription factor, whose protein sequence is MTVGINTVFEALSHPARRKVLALLKAGPLSAGDLAQHFDISRPTLSVHFAKLKEAELVVVERQGTSLIYHLNASILEEALAGLLSLKDDDK, encoded by the coding sequence ATGACCGTGGGGATCAACACAGTATTTGAAGCGCTTTCGCACCCTGCGCGCCGCAAGGTGCTGGCCTTGCTCAAAGCTGGACCGCTCAGCGCCGGCGACCTCGCGCAACATTTCGATATCAGCCGGCCGACCCTCTCGGTCCATTTCGCCAAGCTCAAGGAAGCAGAGTTGGTCGTGGTGGAGCGCCAGGGCACGAGCCTGATTTACCACCTCAACGCCAGTATCCTCGAGGAGGCGCTGGCAGGCTTGCTCTCATTGAAGGACGACGACAAATGA
- a CDS encoding homoserine dehydrogenase, with protein MQDFGDGASLPPLRVGVAGLGNVGATLVRILQKDGDELTKKLGRQLVVTAVAARSRSRDRGIDISGLDWFDDPVALAKSDGIDLFVELIGGEDGPAFAAVKAALEIGRPVVTANKALLAKHGVVLARLAEDSGAQLGFEAAVAGGIPVIKTLREGLGSASIAKVFGIMNGTCNYILTRMGNEDISFADCLKDAQALGYAEADPTFDVEGFDTAHKLSILATLCFGYEIAPDKIRVEGISKITQHDIKVAAELGYKIKLLGIAQRTDEGIEQRVHPTFVPKGSAIAGVDGVMNAVALETDHVHELLLAGPGAGGPPTASSVLSDILDIARGTRVPPLGVPSEELLPYKQAPMRPHDGGYYIRLNAKDVPGALAAIATRMGERGISIDSVIQRSDLSAKAVAPDGSPTRTVVMITQQTLESAVRESLAQIAADGFIVGEPQLIRIETL; from the coding sequence ATGCAGGATTTCGGTGATGGCGCATCGCTGCCGCCGCTTCGCGTTGGCGTAGCGGGCCTCGGCAATGTCGGGGCGACGCTGGTGCGCATCCTGCAGAAGGATGGCGATGAACTCACCAAAAAACTGGGCCGCCAGCTCGTCGTGACGGCCGTTGCCGCGCGCTCGCGATCCCGCGACCGCGGCATTGATATTTCTGGGCTCGACTGGTTCGACGATCCCGTGGCCCTGGCCAAGTCGGATGGCATCGACCTGTTCGTCGAGCTGATCGGCGGCGAGGACGGCCCGGCTTTCGCTGCGGTCAAGGCCGCGCTCGAAATCGGCCGTCCTGTGGTCACGGCGAACAAGGCGCTGCTGGCCAAGCATGGCGTTGTGCTGGCCCGACTAGCAGAAGACTCTGGTGCTCAGCTTGGCTTCGAGGCCGCCGTGGCCGGCGGCATCCCCGTCATCAAGACGCTGCGTGAGGGCCTGGGCTCAGCGAGCATCGCCAAGGTGTTCGGCATCATGAACGGCACCTGCAATTACATCCTCACCCGCATGGGCAACGAAGACATCAGCTTCGCCGATTGCCTGAAGGACGCGCAGGCCTTGGGCTATGCCGAGGCCGACCCGACCTTCGACGTCGAGGGCTTTGACACGGCGCACAAGCTGTCGATCCTCGCCACGCTCTGCTTCGGCTACGAGATCGCGCCCGACAAGATCCGGGTGGAAGGCATCTCCAAGATCACCCAGCATGACATCAAGGTCGCCGCCGAGCTTGGCTACAAGATCAAGCTGCTGGGTATTGCGCAGCGCACCGATGAAGGCATCGAGCAGCGCGTGCACCCCACCTTCGTGCCCAAGGGCAGTGCCATTGCCGGCGTCGATGGCGTGATGAACGCCGTGGCGCTCGAGACCGACCACGTCCACGAACTGCTGCTGGCAGGCCCTGGCGCCGGTGGCCCGCCAACGGCTTCGTCGGTACTGTCGGACATTCTCGACATTGCCCGCGGCACCCGCGTGCCGCCGTTGGGCGTGCCGAGCGAGGAATTGCTGCCCTACAAGCAGGCCCCGATGCGTCCGCATGATGGCGGCTATTACATCCGGCTCAATGCCAAGGACGTCCCTGGCGCTCTGGCGGCGATCGCCACCCGCATGGGCGAGCGCGGCATCTCCATCGACTCTGTCATTCAGCGGTCGGATTTGAGCGCTAAGGCAGTGGCGCCAGACGGTTCGCCGACGCGCACCGTGGTCATGATCACTCAACAGACTTTGGAATCAGCCGTACGTGAATCGCTTGCGCAGATCGCAGCCGACGGGTTTATCGTGGGCGAACCGCAGTTGATCCGGATCGAAACGCTCTGA
- a CDS encoding SdpI family protein, whose amino-acid sequence MQILTTRFHLLLLTVTVAITGVAFFRVPADYFYAAHWTGGTSDWLWPRDVALIVAPLAQLGLLGAFFALGRALTKNQYAKSQHILDPALTLLMLVVGASQLGLLLTGIGSDLDFVRVTGFALGVALLLLGVVLFEAERHTYAGLRMPWPVGTDRAWRIVHRVTGLMFGLAGLGLLALAWQDVGLGLLVLAFIAATFVPVGVAALATLLTRS is encoded by the coding sequence ATCACGGGTGTTGCGTTCTTCCGCGTTCCTGCCGACTACTTCTATGCCGCGCATTGGACCGGCGGCACATCGGACTGGCTCTGGCCGCGTGATGTCGCGCTGATCGTTGCACCCTTGGCTCAGCTCGGTTTGCTAGGAGCGTTCTTTGCACTTGGTCGCGCGCTCACCAAAAATCAGTATGCCAAGTCCCAGCACATTCTTGATCCTGCGCTCACCCTGCTGATGCTCGTGGTCGGGGCAAGCCAACTTGGGCTGCTGTTGACGGGTATTGGCTCCGACCTAGATTTCGTTCGCGTCACCGGCTTTGCCCTGGGCGTGGCCCTGTTGCTGCTCGGTGTCGTGCTGTTCGAAGCCGAGAGGCATACTTATGCCGGGCTTCGCATGCCCTGGCCGGTCGGGACCGATCGCGCCTGGCGGATCGTCCATCGCGTGACTGGTTTGATGTTTGGGCTGGCGGGCCTCGGCCTGTTGGCACTGGCCTGGCAGGACGTCGGGCTGGGCCTGCTGGTGCTGGCCTTTATCGCGGCGACTTTCGTGCCTGTTGGCGTGGCGGCACTCGCAACCCTGCTCACGCGCTCCTGA
- a CDS encoding glycosyltransferase, which produces MKRIALVTIGTQGDVQPYLALAIELKERGYSVVLGASEEFQGMVEGYGIEFHTLGPSIQSFLTQQRFENAMSQSMLINGPSLLRQGQQIVDTAARHAWHMCQGADMLILNMNTSFGIDIAEALHIPAIMVALQPLNSTSEFPLCIYYGADFGPAFNKLTYTAMTVQQIYYNLPRNKLRRELMGLDARKKGGFFRNTDGTSLTTLYAYSPVVSPRPRDWPKSAIVTGYWSLKDRTDWQPSEAFQKFLSEGEAPVYIGFGSMPFGAERNTKILKEAVAMWGGRAVVARGWGGINPQDLPDTIFAIEKAPHDKLFKYVSAVVHHGGAGTTSAGLHLGRPTFVVPQTVDQPYWGRRVYELGCGPKPVRLRKLTSEILAGALADLSTNEDYRRNAADVAEKLHTEDGTDKAIKVIERVMANYVPRLPKAKKVKKIRPALKLVG; this is translated from the coding sequence TTGAAGCGCATTGCCCTCGTCACGATCGGCACGCAAGGCGACGTTCAACCCTATCTGGCTCTCGCCATCGAGCTCAAGGAGCGCGGCTACTCGGTCGTCCTTGGCGCTTCGGAAGAATTCCAGGGCATGGTTGAAGGCTATGGAATCGAGTTCCACACGCTCGGCCCGTCCATCCAGTCGTTCCTGACCCAGCAGCGTTTCGAGAACGCGATGAGCCAGTCCATGCTCATCAACGGCCCGTCCCTGCTCCGCCAGGGCCAGCAGATCGTCGATACGGCAGCGCGGCACGCCTGGCATATGTGCCAGGGCGCCGACATGCTGATCCTCAACATGAATACCAGCTTCGGCATCGACATTGCCGAGGCGCTGCACATCCCCGCCATCATGGTGGCCTTGCAGCCGCTCAACTCGACCAGCGAATTCCCGCTCTGCATCTATTACGGTGCCGATTTCGGTCCGGCCTTCAACAAGCTGACCTACACGGCGATGACCGTGCAGCAGATCTACTACAACCTGCCGCGCAACAAGTTGCGCCGCGAGCTGATGGGCCTGGATGCGCGCAAGAAGGGCGGCTTCTTCCGCAATACCGATGGGACGTCGCTGACCACGCTTTACGCGTACTCGCCAGTCGTCTCCCCGCGCCCGCGCGATTGGCCCAAGAGCGCCATCGTCACCGGCTATTGGAGCCTCAAGGATCGCACCGACTGGCAACCTTCCGAGGCGTTCCAGAAATTCCTCTCCGAGGGCGAAGCGCCGGTCTATATCGGCTTCGGCTCGATGCCGTTCGGGGCTGAGCGCAATACCAAGATTTTGAAGGAAGCCGTCGCCATGTGGGGCGGCCGCGCCGTCGTTGCGCGCGGCTGGGGCGGGATCAATCCGCAGGACCTGCCCGACACCATTTTCGCCATCGAGAAGGCCCCGCACGACAAGCTGTTCAAGTATGTGTCAGCGGTGGTTCATCATGGTGGCGCTGGCACGACTTCGGCGGGGCTGCATTTGGGCCGCCCCACCTTCGTCGTGCCGCAGACCGTCGACCAGCCCTATTGGGGCCGCCGCGTCTATGAGCTCGGATGCGGACCAAAACCCGTGCGCCTGCGCAAGCTGACCTCGGAAATCCTGGCCGGCGCCCTCGCCGATCTGTCGACCAACGAGGACTACCGCCGCAACGCGGCCGATGTCGCCGAAAAGCTCCATACTGAAGACGGCACCGACAAAGCCATCAAGGTGATCGAGCGCGTCATGGCCAATTATGTGCCGCGGCTGCCCAAGGCGAAAAAGGTCAAGAAAATCAGGCCGGCGCTGAAGCTGGTCGGCTGA